TGTCATGTTACTAAGTTTGACACCTTCGGCTTGGGTGGAGGTGTGCGTTGGCTTTCTGATCGTGGATTTTCTTTAGTCTTTTTGGTCACCGAGGAGTGCTGGCTCCTTTGGGAAGGGGTGCGATCGATTTTCTTGGGAACCAAAGATTCTTGTTTCCCTTGTGTTGGGCGACGTTCCTTGGGCCGTGGAGAAGGACTTCTGGATTCTCGTCGCTGGTGCCTCTGCGTGGGAGATCTTGACCGCTGTCCTTTTTCCAACGCCCCGATCCTTTCGTTTTGCTAGAGGATTAGGGTGTTCGTTTTGTTGAGTGCCTCGACCAAGGCTGCCATGATGGGGTCAATGTTGGCTGACACTACAATCTGCTAGGAGGTTTCTGGCGCTTTCTACGAAATTTTCTTGATCTTGCCAGTTTCAGTGCACTGGGTGCCAAGATCGTTTGCATCGTCCGAGGAGGGAGATGTGGTAGCTCCGTCCCTTTTTTGAGGTAACGTCCTCCAGGAAGAGTTTCATGTTGCCCAAACTGGTCTTGTGCTCAGGCGAGATGATGGTTTAGTGAACATTTTTGTCATCATCGTGACTGGCCATGACTGGAATCTTGATAGTTGCTTTGATATTTAGTTTCCGGGGAAAGAAAGATGGGGAGAACagagtttcccacagacggcgccattaATCTTACCGGTTGACCAGAACCTAAAGTGAGCTAGAGACTTCGACTACAATGTTGGGATCAAGGAGGAAGGGGGTGTACCTCCAAGGCACTCTAATGATAAAGTCAATAAGAGTGCAGAGATATGTGAGAGTATTGGATAAGATTTGAATACCTGACCCACTCAAATGAGAAGGTATTTAATGTCCCCAACACATGGCTATTGGTCCCTATTTTGGATTGGACATCCAGGATCCAGGTCAAAAATAGGTGAATGCTAGAAATTTTTGCGTGAAATCTAGAATGAAGCTAGCCGTTGATTCGGGTAGAAAGACAGTTCAAAGGCATAGGTGGTCTGGTTAGCTTCGGGGTCAACCGACCAAGCGTGTCCTGTTGAGGGGCAGAAGGGAAAAGTGCCTTTCGCTGTCCCCGCTGATTGGGCCAATTTATTTGGGCCGTCTTGGACTCAGAGGTGGATTGAGCCATTCTCTTGACTATTGGGTCAGTCTAGAACACAAATTATTTAAAAGTCTTAGTAtaaagagaatttcttcacccacctcctaaccttcttgcccacccctggtgaatttaccacactaccccttgtttcggaagttcatttccgaaaaggtacttttttttggaaaaaaggtgttttcggaaatgaacttccgaaaacgtgttttttttaatataaaatattgatttcggagatgcatctccgaaataaagttacattttcagaaaatgtggtgtttcggaagttcatctccaaactcaccccccatgatggaattcggaaatgaacctccgaatttatgtctggacagaagaaaaatgaaaaacaacaacgattcgctttatttaatcgggtgaagattacaacgataatattactgaaaattaaagttacagattgttgaacacgggtaggtggggatgagtcaacattttgataacgtcgtccgccgatctttgaagtttggcgtccaactcgatcgggcctttcgaagaaaatcggtcgaacgttctccacataaccgctaaatcttcgtcgttcttgatctcaaaatgtgtgaacttaatgcctccctcgtcgttaagcgatggcgagcggtactcgagcttgacaacctttcgattctcgggatagcgcaaaagcgtgttgagcgacggtatcaattccgcaaacggcgtgtcgcgcgagaagcgaaattggaacggcatcgggtagccggtttcaaagtagacgaatgctaggtgggggtaggtttgtgtcatttgtgttttgtggtgtgaagaggatgaagaagagtgtgtagtatttatagacttattggagcattgatggcccaacaaaccttatcctgcctcaggggacatttcggaaatgaacttccgaaaataggctccagacatgtatatttcggaagttcatttccgaattatgcagaaacagaggtgaattttgcattttgtgcattgcattatgttttgtgtaaacaataccaaaagcatacaaaataggcataaaataggcaatgacaacataaaacatacttatattatatatgtattgaatcggtccgattttacatgataaacaacaatacatacaaaaaatgatcgttacaaacaaaaaacgatccggaacgaactaaaattcaccgaaccaatcggtggatcctaagtccaaaataggcacgttcttcgaccgctctctattttgctcgcgctctttgctcatcatttcttcaaactccgccattctcgaaacgaacggatccggccaagtctccgcctcatttgaacgatgtgccgtccattgacaagaagtagccggtataggacaacccggtttcaaaaacacttgaacgaagtgccgcgatcgtagatacccgatgcatatgatgcggcccgacgcgtccaacggcggccgactatgaagtggaaagaaagtctcacttagtccaaacctcgtcaaatcgacgcacaccatatcatacacacttgctattagatgacccatctcggggaatgacatccacttcgaaaccggagcgataccggtaagtgatggaacaagtgcatcatgaatttttgtacacttttcttgattttcatatagtcggccgtagatgtcccgatacgaagtcaactccgcaatgagctcccgtcggactaaagtgtgattattttcccctttaccgagcaaacccgcaacggcccgatatccacaattaccgtcgcctccaacatcaacgatgttatcgatatatttgtgcataaaaagtggcatctcatcaatgtagacaatcggtgattttttgatcggtggtgtgcgaggtggcttcgaaatacgggctcctttgttaccactacacgtggacttcggtgtctcatgaatttccgaaaacgatgcatcaacatgttcaaagtaggaaggagatcgttttgttgacgtgtcatcttgtgtaattttggactttttcggtgcacctttcgttttaaccggttgagatggcagtttcaaatcggtggtctccggaaacgcgatctttcgcaattgttcttttatgtgcatttttgttgtgtcgtctgctttagcaaacttctccattatcacttccaactcgtcgaagatggtgattttggagtcattttctttcggcgggtcaaaatcatcaaaacgaagtttcttccaatggtcggctacctcatccatgcgtatgggtgaacttaactttttattttttgcaagtaTCCAAGCACACAgaaggccgtatgtagttctaatggtgcacccacataatgaactatccgtccccgtggtctccgaccgcttagcttcatgaaaaaaaaattcaaacccgttcgagatatgttgtaaatcaattgggagaatagaatttggcccttataccggtgttccataaccgtctttcTCCGACCGAACggtgtttgaatttcattgtgttgattttcaagcatttggttcacggtgtcccatccccgacacaaatctcccttgctatcacccaaccacctcttgaagaccgcatgtgcggattcaactcggttagtcgtggtgcaaccaagatgtctaacccgatttgtccaagcgcacacgactttttctctaaccttgtcaagaatggtggattcgacgtaatgaaaaaaagtcttaatggaaccacacaaagacctaaagtgtaccaatttctcggtataatcctcttcggagtatgcatccaaaattcccctccatgccgccattatcctatcaaccacaacaccggctttgacaactttaccattttcatccggcctatcttttgtcccaaccgcgggtttcaacttgcttctcacgttgcaagttatgtgataccggaaaagtaaagcggtagatgtcgggaagaaggtatcgaccgcattcatcaaagcattgtctcgatcggtgacaatgacgtttggcataacctcttgatcaactaacaaagacttgcaaattcccaaggcccacgtaaagttgtcttctttttcacactccaaaaaagcaaaccccaccgaataagtcttgtccgtcgaggtcacaccgacgatctctagaagaggaagcctatacttgtttgtcttgtacgtcgaatccatgactagaacggttggaaatgtgttgaacaatttgatactttcgggatgagtccaaaaaatatcacgcaccgtaactttgtcctcggaggttcggaagcttgaaacataattgttatcgcctagaagtttcaaaagttgttgcattttcgaccgagggcccatatttaaaaccttgagattgtggcgttcattgtaaacttgcttgatatttgaaacgctatctggtttcttacgcttcaaatcggcaagtatgttgcgaggcgccactttgactatcgttaggtccgatatcactttcctctcttcgcgggacaaacgacacgccattggatgcccgtgtaacttgacatccaaggcatgattatgaattccacaaattacggttaaccgccacatatcatcaaccctccgactggcacgcaacttaaacggacaaccgcactttctcgatcccgtgtcctcgtgttttagcacacggtttgattgtacataactaccaccccgttcgcaattcaaaacaacgaaagctttccgcctactatttccgttgtccgaccttaaaataacaattccaaatccaagtttgttagcttccttccgaacccaatcaatcaattgttcgcgactaccgaagctccgatcatttgtaaattcttgccgaacatcaaccgcattgatcataggattaacatcgataaccggatcgttattaacgctaACAATTACGGAAACTACTGCGTCATCggcttgcacaatgttgtccggatgcaccatacctaacaaatgaataaattagcaaaattggccaaaactgttttttttaactgccagggcatatttcggaagttcatttctgaaatttattaggtgatatatttcggaaatgaacttccgaaccatatcagttttcagcataaatttgttgaatcaatgtagtgaaataggggatgaaatgagagatgtttacttgaaattgtagctttctatgctccctttaacgtgatcaacggtttgaaacttgattttagggcgaaaaattgatggagattgattgggttttagagagggttttgagaagttttggagaaaaatgatgaaatagtgaaggagcgaaatttgtatatgcagcaacagtttcggaaatgaacttccgaaaatattcacggattttgaatttttttgacttcggaaatgcatctccgaaaacatcaaaaatttgatgttttcggagatgcatttccgaagtaaaaaaaaaatcaaaaaaaaaataacttcggagattcatctccgaagcagggacaGTTTTGGGTttttgctgggggtgaccccatagggaggtgggtaaagaaattttctagtaTAAATCTAGCTTTAAAGATGCTTTTAAATCAGaccaacttttttatttttacaaaataagaccaaatttttaaaaatgtcaAACTAAACtaataaattttgttaaaataaattataagtcaGATTCAAAACTTAAAATTTTATTGTTAGTGTGGCGTGTTGAATCATTCTATCAATCCTATGTTTGCTTTAGGTCTTGAGGTTAAAGATTTAGAAAATACCAAACATTGTGAAGTCATAGAAGATAAATCGGTGGCATTAATGTTTTCTTTGCATCATGATTAGAGGCCGTTTTCTGGGTCTAATTTAAGCATAATCAAATTATATAGGTAGTCACGGATAGATCCACAATAATCACGGGTTAGCcacaaaatacaaaataataacaATTGGTCACGGgttcatatttttataaataatgagCTAGTCATATCTTGGTCACGAGTTCTCTAGTTAAACTTTCTAGCAATCTTAAatttcatataataataataataaccatgtAAGAACATGATCGTACAATGGATGTAGTCATATCTCAAtccttttattaatttatattcaaATTAAGAATTTGGATCTAACAACCAAAAAGTTATTGTAAGGGACACTAAGTTAAATGTTAACAATATGTTGTTGAtgcaattaaatttttatttttaaatataacgATCGAAATTTGATTGTATGACAATATTGTAGATGATAATTAGATTTTACTCAATTTTCTCCATGACTTACCTCTCTTgctttcattatttatttttttatgaacaaTTTGCTCCTAGTAAGATTCAAAAGTAAAATTTTGAGAAAAACATACTCTCAAGACTCAAATCTTCACCACTAAATCACGCTATTGCTTTGGTTCTTGTTTATCACATGTATGTCtgtcttgtttttctttttctccaaTAGACTTGTATTTTTGTGTGCCTAAATGTAGTGTATCCAAATGAGTCTTACTAGTTATAATTGAATCAAAGAGTATAGCTGTCTATAGACAAAAATTCGCTCACATGTGAGACATATAGTAAGGGAAGACCCCCACACCACGATGAATGACTAGGAAGACAAACAATTTCAAAATACCTAATAAACTCACATTTAAACAAACTCTAAAAAAACATTCAAGTGATTGAGGTTGGTAGAGGCTTTTGAGTCCGAAACCACCCAATCCAACCGTCCAACCTGACCCGTTGTCCAACCCTACCGATACTGACACTTATTACATTCAAGTAAttcatttacaattttttttacctTGAATCAATTCATTTCAAAGCAAAGCAAAGCATAAAAGAACTTCTTGTATGAGATACTTTTCCCAAAACTCACAACAAGTATTCTTAGTCTTTCAACTTTAGTGTctcctctctctcactctctctttcCAATGGTTTCTAACAAAAAGGTCACTGCAATACTACTTGTAATCTTAGCTGGTCTAGCCAGCTCAGATTTAACAAAAGACAGAAAAGACTGTGCTGACAAACTTGTTACTCTTGCTAGTTGTCTTCCATATGTTGGTGGTGATGCCAATACTCCCACTATAGATTGTTGCACCTCCCTTAAAGTAGTCCTTGACAAGACCAAAAAATGCATCTGCATCCTCATCAAAGATCGCAACGACCCCAAACTCGGCTTCACTTTGAATGCAACTCTCGCTGTTCAGCTTCCAAGTGCTTGTCACATACCATCTAATATATCTCAATGTGTAGGTAagtatacatatatttttttctctGTTTGTCTGCTATTTCTGTATAATCTTTATTATACGTATGAAATAACACTCAGAAGTTTGATATATTAACCGTTTTTTCTTATTTGGTTTTTTCTAGATCTTTTGCATTTGTCACCAAAATCCTCTGAAGCTCAGGTGTTCGAAGGACTTGGAAATTCTACCAAAACAAACAGTTCTGCACCAAGTTCTGTTGAGAAGGGATCAAGTTCTGAGGAAAAGAGTGGTGCTGGATTGGGAAAGAGGTGGATGGTGGTAGAGATGGTTTGTGCTATTTTACCATTTGTTTTCATATCACAGTTCTTCATCCTAGCTTGAACCATGATCAAGATTTAGAAAGGGCTTATTACTTGGATTGGATATATATTAATATTGGTTTTGTTTGATGTATGAATTTAATACTCATTACTCATTAGTGGTATTTATTTCTCATAGTTTTgttatgtgtgtttgtgtgtttCTTAAgtcctatattatttttttagcaCATTCATGTTTGTGTCTCCATGTATCTTTTTTCACATCCATTAAACCCAAAAGTATGTTAAGAGACAAGCTTGCCCTACCAAATATGAGAAAGAATAAGCCACTGCAAATATGACATTTGACACTATCCAATTCCAATTGAACCAAACACTAACCAAGAAAATAGAAACATCGCATTTAATTCGCCAACAAAACCTTAAAAAAAGAGACACATCAAACTTAATTCTACTGTTCATTTATTATTTCTTGATTTATATTTGGATGGTAGTTTGTTACTCCAATACCTTATAGTAGGAATATTTACTTAAAGAAAATTCTAAGGTAAAatcatcaaattaattttttttggtgaATTTATAAATTTAGCAGTGTTGATTTAGAATTTTTCAATATTAACTTCATCAATATTAAGTAGGATTATATTGTACACATTATTAATTTGTACTCTCCGTGTATTTCGTAGATCAAATGAATACAACATTAGAAGCAGAATTTCACCATGAACTCgattttaaaattagtttttcaTAAAACCTCATAGCCAAGCCGGATCGAGCGTGTTTGTGTTCGAGTTTCACaccattttttttctatttatcaAATTCACGGCTTATTTTGAgattttaaatacatatttaaaaaCGAGGTGAAATTTCGGTTCGAATGATATATAATTTGtgaattaattagttgatttggTGATTTTCGATATTTTTGTTCATGAGATGTAATTGAAGATGACAAACACACCCATCTTGGCAAGGTCTAAGTCAGGGTCAAGATGATGATAGCGGATTTGAAACCGGGTTGAAGTGGCCCGACTAAATGTTGAAGATGatgcttaattttttttttttataaataaaataaatataataagctCACCGTTAGATTaatccaaaaaataaaaattacacatTTCTCACATAACACCGGATCCGTTTCcaaataacttttttaaaaagTGACATTTTTACAACTTCACCATAGAAGCTCCCTTTACTAAAAACCATGCTTCATAGTAATATTCACTTAAAAGGTGGAGTGATATACTAATAGTATATCTCTATGTACAACTACaagaactatttttttttttataaaaaaaatagacttttttttttttataagcaacaatgtatTCAAAAGAGAGCCTCTAACTCGATTACAACAAAgatgaaaaattaatatttttttaagaaaccaAGTAGGTTTTGACACCACTCATAAAAAATTACATTGAATCTTTCTTTTAAACCAATAGCTAGCTATCTCCATGTGAACATCTTCACTTGGAATATCAACTTGCCTACATCACATACTGCTCAGTTGAAGATAATTTCGTTTCTAACTTTCTAAACGGTCTAGCAAACAACCAACCAAATGTCACCCGCTCTTTTATTTGATCTAACATTTTTCATATTCAATATTACCTTCATGAAATGGCTACAACAGTCTTCTTCCTCTATCATATCTATTTGTTACTAGTTCTGAATATTCTCCCAAAATTTCCACGCCATAGGGCACtgaagcataacatcatctacatCTTCTTCTTCCCTAAAAcagtatacacacactttgtcatgaGAGTTGGATTATTCTTCTTTTAACTAGCTGTCATCTTGTTGGTAGTCTAACTTGAAGGAGTCTACATCCAAAGATCCTAATTTTAGATGGAATTTTTTGCTTCCCATACCACCACCACCTTCAGAGTCTGTTTTATCCTCGAATCTAAGTTCAAACCTTCATTTTCTTGCAtaaatttgttagaacaagatttgtttatGCAATATATCTCTGAGTTTGATAATAGCAATGAgtatgtttgtgtaaacaatttTGGTACTCTAATATTTGTTGCTTTGAGATTTTAACAAACAGGTTCTGAATCTGATGAAAGGCGTGGCCAATACATCAGAAGATACACAAGCTCTGATGAATAGTAGCAAACCATTTCAAGAGATTGTGAAGTTGTGACTCTGATATGAAGTCAGAATAAACCAATCTAAAGACCAAGTgccgaagactctgaagacgcagttctgaagactctaaagacttgaAGCTTTGAAGATTTATGTTTCTAAAGACAAAGggtactgaagaccaagtgctgaagactttgAAGACACAATTCTGAAAACTCTGGAGACTTGAGTTTCTAAAGACccaaaagcttattttcttttcttccaactcatatTGTCAACCTCTAaagttcaagaagaatagaagataacaTTATGTAGTACGAGATACAAGGTACAAACAAATGTTTTGTTCCACTACCATGAAAGGACGCACGTGgcgtactatcttgtctcccactacaTTCAAGCCGCCAAACTTCTAAAAATTCTAGAATTTCCCTCCAAcggatatattattatattggcaATATAAAGACTTGAAGACTTAAAGAGGAAGCAGCTAATTCACGATCATATACATTCTTGAAAGATTTTTCATAGCTTCATTCTTTTTAAAGTCTAGAATCTAAAAAATATCGTTTACATTCAACTTGTGTAGaagcatttatttgtaaataaactCTTATTCAAACTGTTGTTTGATTGTTCCTCAAGAGATCGATTGGTCAGAATTTCTCGAGAAATCAAGGACTAGTGTGTCTTAGAGTGTGTTCTCAAGAGACCAGCTGGTCAGATTTTTTTGAGAAGTTTAGGACTTGTGCGTCTTAAAGATTGTCTTGTGTTTGGCATCGGCAGTTATCTCATGCAATTGTAGTTAGTTTGGTTAttgtggattaagacctcgtttgagagaggcgaaatcaccttggcaggTGGACTGATTAACTTGATAATTTTCAAACAAACTAATATAAGCATAccttgttctttccttcttgtAATCTATTGTTATTATCAAGAGTCAATAGTGAAGTATTTGTTGCTTTAAAGAAGGGATTTGCTTTTGATAAAAGCTTTGTTTAttaaaaaccctattcaaacccttcagttggcatcagagctcGGTTCTTAGTGGTGATAAAGAGTTTGAATCTTGATTAAGCTGCCTAACAGTGTTCAGTACCGATCCTgattgtgtgaaaaacaatggcTACCCCCACAGGTACTCTTACCAATAATGTCACTATTGATAATAGGGATAAAGATTAGTATAATGCTAAACCTCCTATGTTTGATGGAGAAAAGTTGACTATTGGAAGGATAGACTTGAAACGTATTTCATggcatttgaatttgatttttgggATCTGGTAGTTGATGGCTACAAATATCCAATAGATACAAGCGGTGTCAAGATTACAAGAAGTGCAATGACAGATGACTAAAAGAAAGCTTACAAGAATCATTTCAAAGCTAGGTCTATTTTGTTATCTGCTATTTCTTaagttgagtatgagaagatcattGATAAAAGACTGCTAAGTCCATATTTGATTCTCTTAAAATGAATCATGAAGGCAacactcaagttaaggagacaaaggctctgcCCTAATCtaaaaatatgaagccttcaagatggaagaagatgaatttGTGGAAActatgttttcaagattccagatgCTTATTGCAGGACTTAAGGTTCTGGACAAAGGATATTCTACATCAGATCATGTTAAGAAGGTTATCAAAAGTCTGCCTAAGAAATAGAGATCAATGGTAACTGCTTTGAAACTGTCAAAGGATCTAAACAATACCAATATCGAGGAACTGATTAGTTctttaagaagtcatgagattgatcTTCATGAAGATGAACATTAGAGGAGAGGCAAATCCATGTCTCTAAAGTCTAAGTCTGAAAAGACAAAGGCTTTTCAAGCAGAAGTAGATTCAGAAGAGTCTGAAGAAGAATCAGGCGAAGATGAACTCTCTCTGATATCCAGAAGATTAAATCATCTATGGAAACATAGAAAGTGGAAGTTTAGAGGACCAAGAAGATCAAAAGACAGAACTGAATCATCGTATGGTCAAAAGAAAGACTCTAGAAAAGAAGTCAcatgttatgagtgcaatgaacctggacactacaagaatgaaagTCCACATCTTAGGAAAGACAACAAACATTAGAAAGTGTTCAAAGCCAAGAAGGGTCtcatggaaacatgggatgattctgattaAGAACAGGCTAACGTGGCACTCATGGCTGAAGCCAGCACAAGTGGAGTTATCCTAGAGAGTTAATTGACAATTGATGATGAGTCAGActctgatgatcaagaagaatggTTGCTCGCGACACACGACGGAAGAAAGGCATATGTTCCAATATTTGGAACTTAAACCTGGAGGTGCTGTTGGTTTCAGAGGTAATCAGAAAGGCATGATTTTGGGCTCTGAAACCATAGGTAATAAAGTGTTTGTTTACGATACTGTAAAAGCTCAAAAGGCTGCAAAATCTATAACACAGAAACACGAATTATGGGagaattgaaattatttatggGAATTCAAATTGACCAAAGACCAGAAGCTACTTACATTCATCAGAGCAAGTACACTAAAGAACTTCTGATAAAGTTCAACATGCTTAATTGCAAGTTAGCAAAACCTCCGATGCATTCAACATGCATTATGGAGAAAGAAGAGGTAAGTGAAAAGGTATGTCAGAAGCTATATCGTGGTATGATAGGCTCCcatctatatctaactgcttctacaCCTGATATTTTATATAGTGTTcatttgtgtgctagattccaatatgatcctagagaatctcatttaactactgttaagaggattatgaggtatctgaaaggaacaaCTAACCTTGGCTTGATGTATGAGAAAACATCAGAGTATACTCTTTCTGGTTTCTGCGATGCATATTATGCTGGAGATAGATTAAAagggaagagtacttctggaaacTGT
Above is a window of Vicia villosa cultivar HV-30 ecotype Madison, WI unplaced genomic scaffold, Vvil1.0 ctg.000481F_1_1, whole genome shotgun sequence DNA encoding:
- the LOC131628820 gene encoding non-specific lipid transfer protein GPI-anchored 6-like; this translates as MVSNKKVTAILLVILAGLASSDLTKDRKDCADKLVTLASCLPYVGGDANTPTIDCCTSLKVVLDKTKKCICILIKDRNDPKLGFTLNATLAVQLPSACHIPSNISQCVDLLHLSPKSSEAQVFEGLGNSTKTNSSAPSSVEKGSSSEEKSGAGLGKRWMVVEMVCAILPFVFISQFFILA